GTGGGGCTCCTGGGGCACGTAGCCGAGGGCTCCGCGCCATTCCTCGAGGGGGAATTCGCGGATGTCGGTGCCGGAGGCCCGCACCGCGCCGGACACCGGGTCGTGGAAGCGGGCCAGGAGCTTGACGACGGTCGACTTCCCCGCGCCCGTCGGCCCCACCACGGCAATGGTCTGCCCCTCGGGGATGTCGAGGTCGAGCCCGTCGAGGATGACGGGGTTGCCGTCGGGTTCGACGGCGGAGTAACGGAACGAGACGTCGTCAAGCGAAATGTCGCCGCGCGCGGCCCGGCCCGCCCCGGGGCGCGTGCCCTCGTCGGCGACGACGGCTTCGGTGGCCAGCAGATCCGAGATGCGGGTCAGTCCGACGCGGGCCTGCTGGTAGCCGTCGAAAACCTGGGACAGCTGCTGGATCGGGCCGAAGAGCATGCCCAGATAAAGGGTGAAGGCGATGAGCACGCCCGCGGTGGTCGCGCCCTCGGTGACCTGGGTGGCGCCGACGAAGAGGACGGCGGCGGTGGTCAGCTCGGCGATGAAGTTGATGCCGGGGAAGAAGGTGCTCACCGCGGCCTGGGCGCGGATGCGCAGACGGCGGTAGCGGTCGGAGGCGCGGGTGAAGGACTCCTCGACATCGGCGACGCGGTGGTGCATCTGGCTGGCCCGCAGGCCGCCGATCGCCTCCTGGAAATCCGCGTTGACCGTGGAGACCTGCTCGCGGGCGGCGGCGTAGAGCTTCGACGAAATGGAGCGGAACACCACGGTCGCCACCGCGACGACCGGCAGCGCCAGCAGCGCCACCCCGGCCAGCGACAGGTTCGTGGCCAGCAACATGCCCGAGACGCCCATCAGCGTGAAGAGGGCGATGATGCCCTGGGCGACGCCCGTCTGCAGGAAAGAGGACAGGGCGTCGATGTCGGTGGTCATGCGCGTCATGATCCGCCCCGACCGCTGCCGCTCGAAGTAGTCCAGCCCCAGCGAATGCAGGTGGCGGAAAGACCGGACGCGCAGGGCGTAGAGCAGGCGCTCGCCGGTGCGCGAGGTGAGTACCGTGGTCGCCGCCACCGCCATGAACCCGAGCGCGACGACGCCGAGCCCGGCCGCCGCGGCCCGCCAGAGCGCCGACGCATCGCCCGCGGAGACGCCGTCGTCGATGGCCCACCGCACCAGCATGGGGAAGGCGAGGTCCGCCGCCGTGGACACCAGCAGCATGGCGATCACGGCCAGGATGAGCAGCCGCGCATTCGACAGCAGCGAAATCAGGCTGAAGCGGCGGGAATCGTCGAGGGCGGATGCCGGGATGCGCGGTTGTTCGGTGGCCGGGGGCAGGGCGTTGATGCGGTCGAGGAGGTCGTCGGTGGCGGGGGCGTTCATCATCGCAGCGCCCATGCCGCCGCCCATTCCGCCGCGGCCGGGGCCACCGCCGGCACTCGAACCGGGCCCGCCGATGCCGCCGGGGCCCTGGACGGTGCGCCCGTCGGAGCGGCCGGAGGAAGTGCCGGTGGATGAGCCCGATGATGCGTCGGCGGAAGTCCCGGAAGCGCCGGCCGTTCCGCTTGACCCCGGCCACAGCAGTTCGCGGTCGGGCCCGGCGCAGTCGGGTTCGTCGATGACCAGGGGAGCCGCGCCCGAATCCCGGGATGCGGCGAGGGCGGCGCGGGCGCGGGCCCGGTCGGCGTCGGAGAGGTCCATCAGGTCGGCGAAGCCGGGGTGGCCGGCGACGAGTTCATCGCGGGTGCCGTAGCCGGTGACGCGGCCGCCGTCGAGGACGAGGATGTGGTCCGCCAGCTCCAGCGTGGAGGAGCGGTGGGCGACGATGACCGTGGTGATGTCGCCGTAGTGCGTGCGCAGCGCATCGAAGATGAGGGCCTCGGTGCCGGCGTCGATGGCCGACGTCGCATCGTCGAGGACCAGGATCCGCGGCCGCGCCAGCAGCGCCCGCGCCAGTGCGACGCGCTGCCGCTGGCCTCCGGAGAGGTTGTGGCCGCGTTCGCCGATGGCGGTGTCCCAGCCGTCGGGCAGCTTGTCGACGAAGGTGACCTGCGCGTGGGCCGCCGCGGCGTCGATTTCCGCGTCCGTGGCGTCGGGGTCGGCCATGGCGATGTTCTCGCGAAGTGTGCCCGTCTTGAGGAAGGGCTCGTCGGGCACCACCGTGATCGCGCGGCGCACGTCATCGGCGGCGGCATCGGCGATGTCGGCGGCGTAATCGGCCCCGGCACCGTGCCCCGCGCCCCGGCCGACGATCTCGATCGAACCCGAATCGGCGACGTAGAAGCGCCCCAGCAGCTCGGTGAGGATCGTCTTCCCCGCGCCGGGCGGGCCCACCAGCGCCAGGGTCGATCCGGCGGGGAGGTCGACGGTGACGTCGTCAAGCAAGGTCCTGCCGCCGCGCGAATGCGTC
This genomic stretch from Corynebacterium hansenii harbors:
- a CDS encoding ABC transporter ATP-binding protein; its protein translation is MTDSAATSPRRPARAIWRSCLRHPGPLAAVIAATVALTVLETIAPLLTRDAIDVATGQGDGGASARVLSGLAPLTAVIAVFLAVAAARFVAQMARRFTAGLLSLDVQHDLRVRLLTSLQALDGPAQDRVRTGQVVSRSISDLQGIQGMLAMLPLTLGSVFKIFLTVGVMLMLSLPLTFVGLAVIPAVVAVALKSRSALYAATWTAQQKAADVATHVEETVTGVRVVKAFAQSAREVEELDSLSRALYALRMRSAKLNARFQPVLQALPQVSLVANIAVGGWLALRGTITVGTFVAFASYLATLTALSRMVSTMLISLQLTAASIDRVGEVIESAPDHPDPADPVPVPEGPVGLRLRGVTHSRGGRTLLDDVTVDLPAGSTLALVGPPGAGKTILTELLGRFYVADSGSIEIVGRGAGHGAGADYAADIADAAADDVRRAITVVPDEPFLKTGTLRENIAMADPDATDAEIDAAAAHAQVTFVDKLPDGWDTAIGERGHNLSGGQRQRVALARALLARPRILVLDDATSAIDAGTEALIFDALRTHYGDITTVIVAHRSSTLELADHILVLDGGRVTGYGTRDELVAGHPGFADLMDLSDADRARARAALAASRDSGAAPLVIDEPDCAGPDRELLWPGSSGTAGASGTSADASSGSSTGTSSGRSDGRTVQGPGGIGGPGSSAGGGPGRGGMGGGMGAAMMNAPATDDLLDRINALPPATEQPRIPASALDDSRRFSLISLLSNARLLILAVIAMLLVSTAADLAFPMLVRWAIDDGVSAGDASALWRAAAAGLGVVALGFMAVAATTVLTSRTGERLLYALRVRSFRHLHSLGLDYFERQRSGRIMTRMTTDIDALSSFLQTGVAQGIIALFTLMGVSGMLLATNLSLAGVALLALPVVAVATVVFRSISSKLYAAAREQVSTVNADFQEAIGGLRASQMHHRVADVEESFTRASDRYRRLRIRAQAAVSTFFPGINFIAELTTAAVLFVGATQVTEGATTAGVLIAFTLYLGMLFGPIQQLSQVFDGYQQARVGLTRISDLLATEAVVADEGTRPGAGRAARGDISLDDVSFRYSAVEPDGNPVILDGLDLDIPEGQTIAVVGPTGAGKSTVVKLLARFHDPVSGAVRASGTDIREFPLEEWRGALGYVPQEPHLFNGTIASNIAYGRPDADEDAITDAARRVGALGAIAAIPGGFTHPVGERGRGLSSGQRQLIALARAEMIDPALLLLDEATATLDPATEATILAAADRATERRTSVIVAHRLATAARADRILVLENGRIIEDGPHTVLLEKGGAYARLWDTYHKGTADVEEPGNTRYP